The Mesobacillus jeotgali genome window below encodes:
- a CDS encoding HAMP domain-containing sensor histidine kinase, whose product MDRISFKIGTVFFITILLVEGVLFYYLHSSIIHSRIDEELASLQTRGNNHRDILETSYSQETIHHITAMESKTDTHVIITDQTGEVVSSSVPTDHSMQEIITGTPEDVPRAGLVLENDWKDKQYIASVSPLENSGAVYMFKNTERVQSLIAKLNKHFWLAGILLLTSMAVIILFLSRFITKPVIKMNEATSKIRQGDYSVTLPRGGKDELGELAESIQVLADDLNHMKRQRNEFLASISHELRTPLTYIKGYADIAAKAGTTPEDRSHYLQIIHEEATKLSGLVKGLFDLAKMDENTFTIQKETVELCEFMRGIHSRMAPSFNEKNIALNFVCHGEVYIEADPTRFEQIIINLLDNARKYSEAGTATSMQVFKKSSTVHIIVKDEGKGIPEEDQAWVFDRFYRVDKSRSKALGGSGLGLAIVKELVEAHGGKITLSSKNGKGTTFEIII is encoded by the coding sequence ATGGATCGGATTTCTTTTAAGATCGGGACAGTTTTTTTCATAACAATCCTGCTGGTCGAAGGTGTTCTATTTTACTACCTTCATTCTTCTATCATCCATTCAAGGATTGACGAGGAACTGGCTTCCCTGCAGACGCGGGGCAATAATCATCGTGATATTCTTGAAACCTCCTATAGCCAGGAAACCATCCACCATATCACGGCAATGGAGTCCAAGACAGACACCCATGTGATTATCACTGACCAAACAGGCGAAGTCGTATCTTCTTCGGTTCCAACCGATCATTCAATGCAAGAAATCATCACAGGTACGCCAGAAGATGTTCCGCGGGCTGGCTTGGTCTTGGAAAATGACTGGAAGGATAAGCAATATATAGCGTCTGTCAGCCCTTTGGAGAACAGCGGGGCAGTTTATATGTTCAAGAACACCGAGCGTGTCCAGAGCCTGATTGCCAAACTGAATAAGCACTTCTGGCTTGCCGGAATCCTCTTGTTGACTTCAATGGCGGTGATTATCCTTTTCCTGTCCAGGTTTATCACCAAGCCTGTCATCAAAATGAATGAAGCGACTTCAAAGATCCGTCAGGGCGACTATTCTGTTACTCTTCCCCGAGGCGGCAAAGATGAATTGGGCGAGCTTGCAGAGTCGATTCAGGTACTGGCTGATGACCTTAACCATATGAAAAGGCAGCGCAATGAGTTCCTCGCGAGCATTTCCCATGAATTAAGGACACCCCTTACTTATATAAAAGGATATGCAGACATCGCGGCAAAAGCAGGAACAACACCTGAGGACAGAAGTCACTATCTGCAAATTATCCATGAAGAGGCAACAAAGCTTTCCGGTCTCGTCAAAGGGTTATTTGACCTTGCAAAAATGGACGAGAACACTTTTACCATCCAAAAAGAAACGGTAGAGCTTTGTGAATTCATGCGTGGAATCCACTCAAGGATGGCACCCTCTTTTAATGAAAAAAATATCGCGCTTAATTTTGTCTGTCATGGGGAAGTCTATATCGAGGCTGACCCGACACGATTTGAACAAATCATAATCAATCTGCTGGACAATGCAAGGAAGTATTCGGAAGCTGGTACTGCGACTTCGATGCAGGTTTTTAAAAAGAGCAGCACAGTTCATATCATCGTGAAGGATGAAGGAAAGGGCATCCCTGAAGAGGACCAGGCCTGGGTTTTTGACCGCTTTTACCGGGTGGACAAATCCCGATCAAAGGCTTTAGGCGGTTCAGGACTCGGACTTGCAATCGTAAAAGAGCTCGTGGAAGCGCACGGCGGAAAAATCACGCTCAGCAGCAAGAATGGCAAGGGCACAACTTTCGAAATTATTATTTGA
- a CDS encoding putative sulfate exporter family transporter, translating to MKLKELLPRFSVPVFKGIALTLVLALAARLIAGLPFFVIMGQLVIAIMLGMIWRASVGVNSGLLEGASYSSKKLLRLGIILLGFRLNLYDIYNAGTTVFFIAFANLTFALLVVYLLSRLFKVEKRLGILTACGTAICGAAAVVAIAPVIKANEKETAVGAANVAVLGTIFTILYTLIFSYLDLNALNYGVFAGGTLHEIAHVVAAADPAGQAALDLAIIVKLTRVALLVPVAILIGFLIQRKESGDASQKMTLANLPIPWFILGFLAVSAFNTLGVVSDVVASAIVSLAYLLIGMAMAGLGLNVDFKSFRQMGGKALSAGLAGSVLLSVFGYILVRVFV from the coding sequence ATGAAACTGAAAGAACTTTTGCCCCGTTTTAGCGTGCCAGTCTTCAAAGGCATTGCTTTAACACTGGTTCTGGCACTGGCTGCCCGCTTGATTGCAGGCCTCCCTTTCTTCGTGATCATGGGACAGCTTGTCATTGCCATCATGCTGGGAATGATATGGCGGGCGTCTGTCGGAGTGAACAGCGGACTGTTGGAGGGTGCTTCCTATTCCAGCAAAAAACTGCTTCGCCTCGGAATCATCCTGCTTGGATTCAGGCTGAATCTCTATGATATATACAATGCCGGAACGACGGTATTTTTTATCGCATTCGCGAATCTGACCTTTGCTTTGCTGGTCGTCTATTTGCTGAGCCGGCTCTTTAAGGTCGAAAAAAGGCTTGGCATCCTGACTGCCTGCGGCACTGCGATTTGCGGAGCGGCCGCTGTCGTCGCCATCGCACCAGTCATCAAGGCAAACGAAAAAGAGACCGCTGTCGGTGCGGCCAATGTTGCCGTGCTCGGAACGATATTCACCATTCTTTATACCCTGATCTTCTCGTATCTTGACTTGAACGCGCTGAATTATGGTGTATTTGCGGGCGGCACCCTGCACGAAATCGCTCATGTCGTCGCCGCTGCCGATCCGGCTGGACAGGCCGCACTCGACCTTGCCATTATCGTAAAATTGACAAGGGTAGCCTTGCTGGTCCCGGTTGCAATTTTAATAGGTTTCCTGATCCAGAGAAAGGAATCCGGTGACGCCAGTCAAAAAATGACGCTCGCAAACCTTCCGATTCCCTGGTTCATCCTTGGATTCCTGGCAGTGAGTGCATTCAACACTTTAGGTGTTGTCAGCGATGTCGTCGCGTCTGCCATCGTCAGCCTCGCCTATTTGCTGATCGGCATGGCCATGGCTGGGCTCGGTTTGAATGTCGATTTTAAATCGTTCAGGCAAATGGGCGGAAAAGCATTATCGGCAGGACTTGCAGGATCTGTCCTGCTTTCGGTGTTTGGGTATATTTTAGTTAGGGTTTTTGTTTAA
- a CDS encoding haloacid dehalogenase-like hydrolase has translation MKRLLDCTASDFEQMTGQDLKKAIIASEGRTILSEVIGAFSPYYPAVTNAELAAAFGADLILLNFFDVMNPAIESLPDADPSEVITQLKKLVGRPVGLNLEPVDLQADKLEALQQLPEGRIATDASLTRAKELGFDFVCLTGNPKTGVTNAEITKAIEKARTAFGPDGLIIAGKMHGAGVAGETGSSMMTEETVHSFVEAGADIILIPSPGTVSGFTVEKTAKLVDLVHQKGALAILTTGTSQEGADEQTIKLIALNSKMAGADLYHIGDAGAAGIALPENIMAYSIVVRGKRHTYVRMAASVRR, from the coding sequence ATGAAACGACTGCTTGACTGCACGGCATCAGACTTTGAACAAATGACAGGACAGGATTTGAAAAAGGCAATCATTGCTTCGGAGGGACGGACGATTTTATCAGAGGTGATCGGAGCGTTTTCACCATATTATCCTGCAGTGACGAATGCGGAACTGGCTGCGGCATTCGGGGCAGACCTGATATTGCTTAACTTCTTCGATGTGATGAACCCAGCGATTGAAAGTTTGCCGGATGCAGATCCGTCGGAAGTGATCACCCAGTTAAAAAAGCTGGTTGGCCGTCCTGTTGGCTTGAACCTTGAGCCTGTCGACCTCCAGGCGGACAAGCTTGAGGCACTCCAGCAGCTGCCCGAAGGAAGGATTGCTACTGATGCTTCCCTAACAAGAGCGAAGGAGCTTGGCTTTGATTTCGTCTGCTTGACAGGCAATCCCAAAACAGGCGTGACGAATGCAGAGATAACGAAGGCGATTGAGAAAGCCCGGACAGCATTCGGTCCTGATGGATTGATCATAGCGGGAAAAATGCATGGTGCAGGGGTGGCAGGTGAGACGGGAAGCTCGATGATGACGGAAGAAACCGTGCATAGCTTTGTCGAGGCCGGCGCTGACATTATCCTGATTCCGTCTCCAGGCACAGTATCAGGTTTTACGGTTGAAAAGACGGCAAAGCTGGTTGATCTCGTCCACCAAAAAGGAGCGCTCGCAATCCTGACGACAGGTACAAGCCAGGAGGGGGCGGATGAACAAACCATCAAACTAATCGCGCTGAACAGCAAAATGGCCGGTGCTGACCTCTACCATATCGGGGACGCCGGAGCAGCGGGAATCGCTTTGCCGGAGAACATCATGGCCTATTCGATCGTCGTCCGCGGCAAACGGCATACTTATGTCCGGATGGCAGCCTCTGTCCGCAGATAA
- a CDS encoding MASE3 domain-containing protein — protein sequence MEKSMSEGRFLVYIVAAVLLLMLIHLYHADLSSYLNPENYLAIHMILEFFSIAVSFSIFSYGWKVFGFSKSRRILMLSFLFFIVGTLDLLHTLTFDGMPFFITESSIAKATWFWVSARIIESLLMVLVLILPERNLLTDRRRSCLAICMAIIAVLMFVIFKYEQSLPLLVIEGKGTTILKNLIEYGVSFLHFISIVISLYFYNEGKNGQHLYVGLAFTFLFLSELVFTIYQSVYDIDNFTGHLYKALGYFFIMRGFYFSTLADDSFQKDPSEKIWRQTEEMIQSHYGIIFKLSKQGNDFIHHIVGGGLLDDLGFSPNEINGKTIAEFLPEKAVRIERYYDCVWKNNEKIVFEIEIGGNTYGISLMPLMNNGEVVEIAGAVMGVVRYSRLDRCSRNTKANAL from the coding sequence ATGGAGAAGAGCATGTCGGAGGGAAGGTTTCTCGTCTATATTGTAGCTGCAGTCTTGCTTTTGATGCTGATCCATCTCTATCATGCTGACCTTTCGTCCTATTTGAATCCTGAAAACTATCTGGCCATCCATATGATTTTGGAATTTTTCAGTATTGCTGTTTCTTTTTCGATTTTTTCATACGGATGGAAAGTATTCGGTTTCTCAAAATCGCGAAGAATCCTGATGCTGAGCTTTTTATTCTTCATTGTCGGGACGCTCGATTTACTGCATACACTTACATTCGATGGTATGCCCTTTTTTATTACTGAGAGCTCGATCGCGAAGGCAACATGGTTCTGGGTTTCTGCTCGTATCATTGAATCATTGCTGATGGTGCTTGTCCTCATCCTGCCGGAACGCAATCTTCTAACGGATCGCAGGCGGAGCTGTCTTGCCATTTGCATGGCGATAATAGCTGTCCTGATGTTCGTGATTTTCAAGTATGAACAAAGCCTGCCGCTGCTTGTCATTGAAGGCAAAGGGACCACCATCCTGAAAAATCTCATTGAATACGGTGTCAGTTTCCTTCATTTCATCTCAATTGTCATATCGCTTTACTTTTATAATGAGGGGAAGAACGGCCAGCACTTATACGTAGGATTGGCATTCACATTCCTTTTCCTGTCCGAGCTTGTGTTCACGATCTACCAGAGCGTTTATGATATCGATAATTTCACTGGGCATTTATACAAGGCGCTCGGCTACTTTTTCATCATGAGAGGCTTCTACTTCTCGACACTCGCGGACGACAGCTTCCAGAAGGATCCCTCCGAAAAGATATGGAGACAGACCGAGGAGATGATCCAAAGTCATTATGGTATCATCTTCAAGCTGTCAAAGCAGGGAAATGATTTCATCCACCACATTGTCGGAGGCGGGCTGCTGGATGACCTTGGCTTCAGCCCGAATGAAATCAATGGCAAGACGATTGCGGAATTCCTGCCCGAAAAGGCGGTGAGAATTGAAAGATACTATGACTGTGTATGGAAAAATAATGAGAAGATCGTCTTTGAAATCGAAATTGGCGGAAATACGTATGGTATTTCGCTCATGCCTCTGATGAACAATGGCGAGGTAGTGGAGATTGCCGGAGCCGTCATGGGTGTTGTCAGATATTCACGGCTGGACCGCTGCTCACGAAATACAAAGGCAAATGCCCTATAA
- the nagE gene encoding N-acetylglucosamine-specific PTS transporter subunit IIBC, with amino-acid sequence MLGFLQRIGKALMLPIAVLPAAALLLRLGQPDLLDIAFISAAGDAIFANLALLFAIGVAVGISKDGHGAAGLAGAIGYFVLTKGAGAVNEEINMAVLGGILSGVIAGLLYNRFHDIKLPDWLGFFGGKRFVPIITSLVMIVLAGIFGYVWPPIQTGINSVGEWIVGAGAVGVGVFGFLNRLLIPMGLHHVLNTLVWFEFGEFTNAAGEIVKGDLNRFFAGDPKAGIFMNGFFPVMMFGLPAAAFAMIAAAKKERKKATAGALIGLAFTSFLTGITEPIEFLFMFLSPVLYGIHAVLTGLAMSITYMLDIHHGFGFSAGAIDYVLNYGIAQKPLLLLGVGLVYAVLYFVIFYFLIIKLDLKTPGREEEVEGEFTESGSSKGNYAELADHYLAALGGKSNLKDLDNCVTRLRLKVDDMAKVNEAELKRLGAKGVLKLNKTDLQVIVGTDVEFLANEMKRK; translated from the coding sequence GTGCTAGGATTTTTACAAAGAATCGGGAAGGCGCTGATGCTTCCCATCGCTGTTTTACCTGCAGCTGCGTTATTGCTGCGTCTTGGGCAGCCGGACTTATTGGATATTGCTTTTATTTCTGCGGCAGGTGACGCGATTTTTGCCAATCTTGCATTATTATTCGCCATTGGTGTGGCAGTCGGAATCTCGAAGGATGGACACGGCGCTGCCGGGCTCGCTGGTGCGATTGGTTACTTTGTTTTGACAAAGGGTGCAGGTGCTGTCAATGAAGAAATCAATATGGCGGTGCTTGGCGGGATTTTATCAGGGGTAATTGCCGGTTTGCTCTACAACCGTTTCCATGATATCAAGCTGCCGGACTGGCTCGGTTTCTTCGGCGGCAAGCGTTTCGTTCCAATCATCACTTCATTGGTGATGATTGTCTTAGCAGGGATTTTCGGTTATGTTTGGCCGCCAATCCAGACAGGCATCAATAGTGTCGGTGAATGGATTGTTGGCGCTGGTGCAGTTGGAGTAGGAGTATTCGGTTTCCTGAATCGTTTATTGATTCCAATGGGTCTTCACCATGTTCTGAACACGCTTGTCTGGTTTGAATTTGGTGAATTCACGAATGCGGCCGGGGAAATTGTAAAAGGTGACCTGAACCGTTTCTTCGCAGGCGATCCTAAAGCAGGAATCTTCATGAACGGTTTCTTCCCAGTCATGATGTTCGGACTTCCAGCCGCAGCATTCGCGATGATTGCCGCAGCGAAAAAGGAACGCAAGAAGGCTACTGCAGGGGCGCTTATCGGATTAGCCTTCACATCATTCCTGACAGGGATTACCGAACCAATCGAATTCTTGTTCATGTTCCTTTCACCTGTGCTTTACGGAATTCATGCCGTATTGACTGGTCTAGCAATGTCGATTACCTATATGCTCGATATCCACCACGGATTTGGATTCTCAGCCGGTGCAATCGACTATGTCCTGAACTACGGAATCGCCCAAAAGCCATTGCTGCTGCTTGGTGTCGGACTTGTTTACGCCGTACTGTATTTCGTGATTTTCTACTTCCTGATCATCAAGCTTGACCTCAAGACGCCAGGCCGGGAAGAAGAGGTAGAGGGCGAATTTACGGAAAGCGGTTCTTCAAAAGGCAATTACGCCGAGCTTGCGGACCACTACCTAGCTGCATTAGGAGGCAAAAGCAATCTCAAGGATCTCGACAATTGCGTAACACGCCTTCGTTTAAAAGTCGATGATATGGCAAAAGTAAATGAAGCAGAACTGAAACGCCTCGGTGCAAAAGGCGTATTGAAACTGAATAAAACAGACCTTCAAGTCATTGTTGGAACAGATGTAGAGTTTTTGGCAAATGAAATGAAGCGGAAATAG